ACATCGAAAATGTGATGGAGAAACAAAAGATCACAATTACGGATCTTGGCAACCGGGATGTGTTCGGTTATGAAGTCGACAAAGGCTGGATGTGTGTGCAAGTGTTTTTTGTCAGGCAGGGGAAACTGATTGAACGGGATGTTTCCTTGTTCCCGGTCTACCAGGAACCGGTGGATGATTTCTATGCGTTTATCGGCCAATTTTATCTCGATGAGCAGCATCCGTTGCCGAAGGAAATTTTCGTGCAGCCAGAAGTGGATACGGACATCGTGTCAGATTTTCTAAAGGTAAATGCAATTGAGCCGAAGCGGGGCCAGAAAAAACAGCTGGTTGATCTGGCCAGAAAAAATGCCAACCTGGCCCTCAAAGAGAAATTTGATCTGATTGAAAAGAACGAAAAGAAAACGATCCTTGCCATCAAAGAATTGGGCGAAGCCATGAAAATCGATACCCCTTACCGCATCGAAGCCTTTGACAATTCCAACATACAGGGTGTCGATCCGGTATCGGCGATGGTCGCTTTCGTTGACGGGAAACCGGACAAGAAAAGCTACCGGAAATATAAAGTGAAGACGGTTGAGGGGCCGGATGATTATGAATCGATGCGTGAAGTGGTCAGACGGCGCTACAAGAGGCTGTTGACCGAGGGCGCGCCATTGCCGGATCTGATCGTCATCGATGGGGGGAAGGGTCAGATCTCTGCTGCACAAAGTGTCTTGGAAGATGAATTAAGTCAGTCGATCCCGGTTTGCGGACTCGTTAAGGATGATAAGCACCGCACATCACAGCTGATGATTGGTGATCCTCCGGAAGCCATTACGTTGAAGCGGACGAGCGAAGCATTCTATTTACTGCAGCGTATTCAAGATGAAGTGCACCGTTTTGCGATTACCTTTCACCGGAATGTCCGGAAAAAATCACAGTTTCAATCAATTCTGGATGATGTGGAAGGAATCGGAGATAAAAGGAAAAAACTACTTTTAAAGTCATTTGGATCCTTGAAACGGATCAAATCGGCGTCATTGGAAGAAATCGAGCGTGTAGGCATCCCTCAGTCCGTTGCTTCCTCCTTAAAGAAGGCTATCGAGAATGAGGCTGACAAATGAAGCTAGAACAGAATTGCCTCTGAACTGGGGTCTTGTTATGCTTATAGATGTGCTTGTCCACAGTTTCGTCAAATTTGCTCTCATCCTTTTTATTCATGAGGTTACAAATCCGGACGAAGCGGCAAGTAATAACAAATGAACGATTCACCAAAAAACTCAAGGAGGAATCGACATTGGCAACGGTAGTTCAGAAGTTCGGAGGTACATCCGTCGGAGATACTGCAAAAATCAAACGGGTGGCAGAACGGATTAAACGACGAATGGAAGCAGGAGATCAGGTTGTGACCGTGGTATCCGCAATGGGGAAATCCACAGATAAACTGGTCGACCTTGCAAACGATATTACAGATGATCCGGATCCGCGGGAAATGGATATGCTGTTAACGACAGGGGAGCAGGTTACGATTTCACTCGTCGTGATGGCATTGAATGAATTGAACGTGGAAGCTGTCTCCTTAACGGGCTGGCAGGCGGGAATCCAGACCGAATGTACACATGGAGATGCACGCATCACGGATATCGACAAATCAGCTGTCCAGGATTACCTGGACGAGGGGAAAGCGGTTCTTGTTGCCGGATTTCAGGGCATCAGTGACGAAGGCAATATCACGACACTCGGTCGTGGTGGATCAGATACAACGGCTGTGGCGCTTGCAGCAGCTCTTGGAGCAGAATCGTGCTCGATCTTCACCGACGTAACGGGTGTATTCACAGCAGACCCGCGCTATGTGAAGCAGGCGCGGCAAATGCCGAGTATTTCATACGACGAGATGCTTGAATTGGCGAATCTCGGTGCAGGTGTACTTCACCCGCGTGCCGTTGAGTTTGCGAAGAATTACAGCGTACCGTTAATTGTTGCATCCAGTATGGAGGAAGTAGAAGGAACACTTGTGGAGGAGGAACCATCCATGGAGAAGAATCTCGTAGTACGGGGTCTTGCTTTTGAAAAGGATATTACAAAGATTTCGATTGAACGGTTACCCAACCAATATGACACGATGGCTGTCATCTTTAAACTGCTCGCCAACGAGGGAATCAATGTGGATTTGATTATTCAGCAAACAACCAGTGATCATGCGCTGAATGTCTCGTTCTCCGTCGATACGGATAAATTGGGACGCGCGCTTGAGATCCTTGAGGAGAACAAAGCAGAACTTTGTTATTCCATGGTTCGTCATCAAAGTATGCTGAGTAAAGTATCGATCGTCGGATCAGGTATGATTTCCAACCCAGGTGTCGCAGCGGATATGTTTGAGACACTCTCTGAAGAAGAAATTGAGATCATGATGGTCTCCACCTCTGAGATTGGCGTTTCGGCAGTAGTCCCTGAATCAGATATGATCAAAGCGGCAAATGCCCTTCATTCCAAGTTTAAACTTGATGCAGAGGAACTTGAGAAAGTCGAAGCACTCAGTTCCTGATAACGTCTCAATGGCATTGATGCTCCATTCCTTAAATAGATGGCATCGTTCCGATGATGTATGACATGAAACCAGCACCCCGGTAATGACCGGAGTGCTGGTTTTTAAAACAATATTAATCGACGGGGTCTTTTAAATCTGAGATGACCTGGATCTCCACAAGAGAGGGGTCTTTCTTTTTAATGATGAAAGATCCTTCTGACACCGCATTTTTATCCAATTCGGCAAGCTGGGCAAGAAAGCCTGTTTCAAGCGAAAAGGAGCGTTCACTGATGGGAAACGATGTCGTGAGTTCATAAGTGATCTGTTTGGACTTCTCCTTGATGAGGGTCAGTTCTCCCCAGCCGCATTTTGCGAAAAAAGCAGGGAGATCCATCCTGGCATCCTCCGCGTACTTTCGAGCCAGGTACTTTCCGGAATAATAGAGAATCATACCTTCATCTTCACCGAGAAGCTCGGGAATCAAGTCATTGCGTAAAATGTCATAGCCAAATCCTGAAATGCTTTCAGGGATTTCCTGCGTCTGTTTCTTTTTGAACATGGGTCCTCATCCTTATCTGAATCAATCTCTTATGTGTTCAGTCTACCACATCTTATCTTGAAATGGCTGATTTTTGGATAACATATAGTGAACTGTCCGGTAACATGATATACTAATCTCCGTATTGAACGGGAGGTTATTTTTATGAAGCTCGGAACATCCAAATTACTATCGCCATTTCGTATTATTGTGGCTTCTTATATTATCGCCATGTTTCTGTTCAGTGTGTTCCTTTTCCTTCCCGCTTCTGCGCAGGAAGGGGTGTACGTCAGTTACACTGAAGCGCTTTTCACAGCGGTAAGTGCCGTTAGTGTGACGGGACTTACCGTCGTAAATGTCTCAGAAACCTACAGTCCGCTGGGGATCTTTTTCCTCGCAGCTGCCATTCAGCTCGGGGGCATCGGCGTGATGACACTGGGGACGTTTGTCTGGATGGTGCTCGGCCGAAAGATTGCCCTGTCGCAGCGGATGCTGATTATGGTCGACCATAATCAGATTTCCTTTGCAGGACTGGTGAAGCTGATGCGCGGCATTCTCTTCGTCGCATTTGGCATTGAACTTGCCGGTGCACTGATTCTTGGTACATATTATATCAATTACTTCGATACCGTGGGTGAAGCCTTTTATCAGGGGGCATTTGGTGCGTTAACGGCCTTCACAAACGCCGGCTTCGATGTGACGGGGCAATCACTGGTTCCTTTTGCGGATGATTACTTTGTGCAGCTTGTCAATATTCTTCTGATCTTCGCCGGGGCGATCGGGTTTCCGGTATTGATGGAATTGAAGGAATATTTTACGACGTCGGACCGGTCGTTTCGTTTCAGCCTGTTTACCAAAATCGCGACGTCGACCTATTTCATTGTCTTCGGGATTGGTGCTGCCGGTCTGTGGATCACGGAGCGTACTGCTTATTATGACGGCATGGTCTGGCATCAGCAGTTGTTCTTCTCCCTCTTTAACTCGGCTACAGCCAGAAGCGGGGGACTTTCGACGATGGATATGAATGATCTGACCCTCGCGAGTCTTCTTCTCCTGTCAGGATTGATGATCATCGGAGCCAGCCCGTCGAGTGTCGGAGGGGGGATCCGGACGACGACGCTTGCGGTCATGTTCCTGACGATCCGCAGTTTTGCAATGGGTCGCTCAGACGTGAAGGTATTCGGCCGGGAAATCCACGTGGAGGACCAGCAAAAATCGTTTATCGTCCTCTCGGTTTTTGCAGTGGGGCTGTTCGCAGCGATCACCGGCATCAGTCATATTGAACAGGGGAACGAAGTCGCCTTGATTGCCATTGTCTTTGAGACGAGTTCGGCGTTCGGGACATCGGGTTTGTCGATGGGCATTACGCCTGATTTGTCCTTTGGGAGCCAGACGATCCTGATGATCCTTATGCTCATCGGCCGGGTCGGCCTGGTTGCGTTCCTGTTTTCGATCCGCGCCCAGGAAAAGAAGACCCATTTCCACTATCCGAAAGAACGGATTATTATTGGATAAACTGAATAAGGGAAAATATTACTCTATGGTAAAATAGTGAAATGCTTATTACTGCACAAATTTACAAAAACTGAATGAATTCTCAATTAGCGGACCGTTTTCTCAAAAGGGGGTCCGCTTCTCTCTTACAGATTCGAAAGGAGTGGTTTCATCCGGAAAAATTATCTGAATAGTACGAAGGTTCACATTTCAAATCGTTTTTCTGTTAAAATAATACTGAATCCGCTTTCTTGACGGGTGTTCGATTGAGGAGTAGAATGAAATTGTCAAACTTTATACAAAGTTGTGATAGTTCCTTGTCAATTCGTTTAACATTATTTGTAAAGCGGTCCGGCTGATTTTACTTCAAAGGGGGGTATTAAACGTTCCGGTTTAAAACGAAAGAAAGACCAACCTAATTCATTACAGGGGGAGAATGACATGTCAACAAATAATCGTGAATTTTTCTACAGAAAACTCCACTCCTTGCTTGGTGTAATTCCGGTCGGTGCATTTCTGATTGTGCACTTATCAGTGAACTATTACGCTGTAAGAGGTGAAGAAGCTTTCAATGATGCAGTCGCCTTCATGGAAAGCCTTCCATTTGTATACTTCCTTGAAATCTTCTTAATTTTCCTGCCATTACTGTTCCACGCGATCTATGGAATGTATATTGTATTCCAGGCAAAGAACAACACATCTACATACAGCTATTTCCGCAACTGGATGTTCATGCTTCAACGGGTATCCGGGGTGGTCGTGTTTATTTTCGTGGTTTGGCATGTATGGGATACAAGAATACAGAAGATGCTTGGTGCTGAAGTCAATTTTGATATGATGGCGGATATCGTAGCGAGTCCGATTGCGTTAATCGGATACATTATCGGGATCGTTGCAGCAACGTTCCACTTAGCCAATGGAATCTGGGCGTTCCTGATCACTTGGGGCATTACCGTGTCTCCAAGATCTCAGAAGATCTCACAATACGTGAGCATGGGAATCTTCGTGGCGCTGACGTTTGTGGGTATCCGTGCCATCCTGGCGTTTGTCATCTAGAAGTCCAATAGAAGGAGTGTGTGTGACATGAGCAAAGGTAAAATTATCGTTATCGGTGGCGGATTAGCCGGCCTGATGGCGACAATAAAAGCAGCAGAAAGAGGAATGACGGTGGAACTCTTTTCCGTGGTTCCCGTCAAACGTTCACACTCCGTTTGTGCCCAGGGCGGCATTAACGGAGCCTTAAATACGATGGGGGAAGGTGACTCCACGTGGGAGCATTTCGATGATTCGGTTTACGGCGGAGACTTCCTCGCAAATCAGCCGCCAGTCAAGGCAATGTGTGACGCGGCACCGAGTATTATTCATCTTCTCGACCGGATGGGCGTGATGTTCAACCGGACAGGCGAAGGTCTTCTGGCTTTAAGACGATTCGGCGGGACACAGCATCACCGCACAGCGTTCGCCGGTGCAACCACCGGACAGCAACTGCTGTATGCTTTGGATGAGCAGGTGCGCCGCTTTGAAGTGGATGGTCTCGTAAACAAATATGAAGGCTGGGAATTCCTGCACGCCGTTCTCGACGACGACCAAGTCTGTCGCGGGATCACCGCTCAGGACCTCACTACATCTGAAATTCAATCGTTCCGCGGAGACGCCGTGATTCTGGCTACAGGTGGACCGGGGATCATCTTCGGAAAATCGACCAACTCCATGATCAATACCGGCTATGCGGCCGCAGCAGTCTATGAGCAGGGCGCCTATTATGCCAACGGTGAATTTATTCAGATTCATCCGACGGCGATTCCAGGGGACGACAAACTGCGTCTGATGAGTGAATCTGCCCGGGGTGAAGGCGGACGCGTCTGGACCTATGATGCGGACGGTAAACCGTGGTACTTCCTTGAAGAGAAATATCCGGCATACGGGAATCTCGTGCCACGTGATATTGCCACGCGTGAAATCTTTGAAGTCTGTGTCGATAAAAAGCTCGGCATTAACGGCGAGAACATGGTCTATCTCGACTTGTCCCACAAGGATCCGAAGGAGCTCAACCTCAAGCTCGGCGGGATCATGGAAATCTACGAAAAATTCATGGGAGACGATCCGCGTAAAGTACCGATGAAGATTTTCCCTGCGGTGCATTATTCCATGGGCGGTCTCTGGGTGGATTACGATCAGATGACGAATATCCCGGGCCTGTTTGCTGCAGGTGAGGTCGATTATTCCATCCACGGTGCGAACCGGCTGGGTGCCAACTCGTTACTTTCCTCCATTTACGGCGGAATGGTTGCCGGACCGAAAGCAGCAGAATATATCGACGGTCTGGAGCAGCTCGCTGAGGAAATGGACAGCGCAGTGTTCGATGCCCAGGTGCAGAAGGATCAGGATGAATTCAACAAGATTTTGACGATGAACGGCAATGAGAACGCCTTTAAACTGCATCAGGAACTCGGGGCAATCATGACGGAGAACGTGACAGTGGTTCGTGACAATGAGCGTTTGCAAAAGACAGACGAGACCATCGTGGAACTCCTTGAGCGTTATGAAAACATCAGTATTGATGATACCGCGCAGTGGTCGAATCAAAGCGCTGCATTCATCCGTCAGTTGAAGGCGATGATGAATCTGTCCCGCGTGGTTGCCGTCGGTGCATTGAACCGGAACGAAAGCCGCGGTGCACATTACAAACCGGAATTCCCGGATCGTAATGATGAAGAGTGGTTGAAGACAACCAAAGCGAAATACAATCCGGAAACGAAGGATCCTGATTTCGAATATGAAGATGTGGATGTGACACTGATCAAACCGCGAAAGCGAGATTATACCTCCACGAAGAAAGCGGGTGCGAAGGCATGAGTGAGAACACCATCTCAATGATTATCACACGGCAGAAGGACCAGGAATCCGCTCCGTACGAGGAGAGATTTGAGATTCCGTACCGTACCAACATGAATGTCATCTCGGCACTGATGGAAATCCGTCGAAACCCGGAAAATGCTCAGGGTGAGGATACAACAGCAGTTGCCTGGGATGCCAGCTGTCTCGAGGAAGTCTGTGGGGCCTGTTCCATGGTGATTAACGGAAAGCCGCGGCAATCCTGTACAGCACTGATTGATCAGCTCGAACAGCCGATCCGGCTCGAGCCGATGAATACCTTCCCGGTGGTCCGGGACCTGACAGTGGACCGAAGCAGAATGTTTGATTCCCTCAAACGTGTCAAGGCCTGGGTACCGATCGACGGGACACACGATCTTGGCTCAGGACCAAGAATGCCTGAAGCGAAGCGTGAATGGGCCTATGAGTTGTCCAAATGTATGACGTGTGGGGTCTGTCTGCAGGCGTGTCCGAATGTGAACAGTAAATCTGAGTTCATCGGCCCTGCAGCGTTATCGCAGGTGCGGCTGTTCAACGCCCATCCAACAGGAGAAATGCATAAGGCAGAGCGCCTGCAGACCTTGATGGATGGAGAAGGCGGACTGGCCAGCTGTGGGAACTCGCAAAACTGTGTGGAAGCCTGTCCGAAAGAAATTCCGTTAACGACTTCCATTGCAGCTTTGAACCGGGAAACGACATTGCAGTCTTTCAAAAACTTTTTCGGTACCGATCACACAGCATAACGAAAGCGGACAAAGAGAGAAGCAGCCTTCTCTCTTTGTCTTTTACAACCAATCAATGAATGAACAATCACTCAATAAAGAGGTGTAACAGCGATGGGCGTACCAGACTATATTGAAGATTTGCCTTTATGGCGTAATGAGTTCGAATACTTCTATCCGGTTACGGTGCGGTTTTCCGAAACCGATGCATTCGGACATTTGAATAATACGACAACGTTTGTCTATTTTGAGCATGGTCGGATTTCTTTTTTTAAACAGATCGGGCTGATGCAGGACTGGACGAAGAAAGAAACAGAGGCCATCCCTGTCACGGCAGATCTGCATTGCGATTATATGAGACAGGTGTATTTCGATGAAGAACTTCAAATCGGTTTGAAACTGAACCGGGTCGGCAATTCGTCGATGGATATTCATTATATGGCGGTGAATGGGAGCGGGGATATCTGTTTTACAGGCAGGGGCAGCATTGTGCAGGTCTCTGCGAAAACCGGTAAAAGTATCCCGTGGACAAAAGAGGAGAAAGATCGGCTCGAATCCCACATGCCAAGGCGTTGACGTCAGCGCTTTCAAGGGCTATGATAAACGCAGAAACTGAATCTGTGGGGCGGATAATGATGGTGGAACCAGGGTATACAGTGGTAAAAGCATTGAATAATAATGTCGTGATTGCTGCAGACGGAGGATCGTCTGAGGTGATCTTCATCGGCAAAGGGATAGGGTTCGGCAAGAAAAAAGGCGATGCCTATACCGATATGGAACATGACAAGGTGTACAGATTGATGGATGAAACCGAACAGGCCCGGTACAAGGCGCTTGTGAAAGAGGATGATGAAGAACGGCTGTTGGCAGTCCATGAAGCGATACAGCCCATTCAGGCAGAGATCGGTTTCAGGTGGCCAGATGCCACTGTCTTTGCATTGACGCAGCATCTGGCATTGGCACTGAAACGCACGACGGATGGAACGGATATTCAGAATCCGTTTCTTCTGGAGACAAAATGGTTATACCGTGAGAGCTATCAGCTTGCTGAAAAAGCGGTCCAGTACTTAAACAAACGTACCGGCTTAACGCTTCCGGAGGCGGAGGTCGGTTTTGTAACGCTGCACATCCAAAGTGCTTTACGAAGCGTGAATCCACATCAGCATGCTGGCAGTCATAACGATTTAATTGAACGCTCTCTCTCCTACGTTGAAGAAAAAGCGCAAATGAAGCTGACGGAACAATCCCGGTCGGTGAGACGATTCGTCAGCTTGATGAATCAGATCATTCGGGACCCGGAACCACCGGTCAATGACCAAGTCGTCATGGATACGATCATGCACTTGAAGGATTCATTTGATCTGTGCTATACTATATCGCGTAACGTAATCCGCATGATTGAGAAGACAGACGGCATGTCTGTTGGTGATAAGGATGCCCTGCATCTCATGCTTGCCCTGCATTCGGTCTTGGAAGAAGATCAGACTGAACCAAATTCATAATCAGCACTTCATTCGTTTACGTGTTACTGACTTGATCAGGCATGAGTAAAGAAGAAGGTGTGCCTTTCAGCGCGTCACATTCTGTGAATGTTCGTTGCAATGCCCGCTTTTTCTCTTACTCATGCTTTTTTTATGATGAAATTTACGAATTTGTGCATGATTCCGTGTAAACAGGGTAAAGTGAATAGGTAGAAATGGGTATTCCGGAAAACAAATTGTTCAATCATGATCGGGATACAGAATAAGACGAGGCCAAGCCTCTACTACATTAATCCAAGGAGTGTTTCAACATGGCAGAGAAAAATTTCACGATTACAGCAGACACAGGTATTCACGCACGTCCGGCAACACAGCTGGTCAACAAAGCAGGTCAGTTCGAGTCCGAAATTACACTGGAATACAAAGGGAAATCCGTGAATTTGAAGTCGATCATGGGCGTCATGTCTCTTGGCGTTGGTCAAAATGCGGAAGTCACCATCAAAGCTGAAGGTCCGGATGCAGATGAAGCCATGGAAGCATTGGATGGCGTCATGCAGGAAGGTTTATCGAAATAATGGGAAATAAGCTGACAGGAATCGCAGCATCATCAGGTATCGCGATTGCGAAAGCTTTTCGAATGGAAGTGCCCGACTTAAGCTTTGATGACCATAAAGTGGACAATCCGGACCAGGAAATTGCAAAGCTTGACGAGGCACTGGCTCAGTCCACGAGTGAACTCGAAGCCATACGTAAGAAAACATTGGATGATCTCGGGGAAGAGCACGCAGAGATTTTTTCTGCCCATCTTCTTGTCCTTCGCGATCCGGAACTCATCGATCCGATCAAAGAGAAAATCAAGAATGATTCTGCCAATGCGGCGCAAGCGTTGACTGAAGTGACGCAGATGTTCGTCAGTATGTTTGAGTCTATGGATAATGAGTACATGAAAGAACGTGCGGCAGATATCCGCGACGTGTCCAGACGGGTTTTGGCTCATGTGTTGGGGCAGCCGATCGTTTCACTGGCAGAAATTCAGGAAGAGATCATTCTGGTGGCTGATGACTTAACACCATCGGATACTGCTCAGTTGAACAGACAGTTCGTGCTCGGTTTTGCAACCGATATCGGTGGACGGACATCTCACTCCGCTATCATGGCCCGCTCGATGGAAATTCCCGCAGTTGTGGGGACGAAATCCATTACGGATCAAGTGGAAGCGGGGACAACGATCATCATTGACGGTCTCGATGGCG
This Salisediminibacterium beveridgei DNA region includes the following protein-coding sequences:
- a CDS encoding acyl-CoA thioesterase; amino-acid sequence: MGVPDYIEDLPLWRNEFEYFYPVTVRFSETDAFGHLNNTTTFVYFEHGRISFFKQIGLMQDWTKKETEAIPVTADLHCDYMRQVYFDEELQIGLKLNRVGNSSMDIHYMAVNGSGDICFTGRGSIVQVSAKTGKSIPWTKEEKDRLESHMPRR
- a CDS encoding DUF2507 domain-containing protein, which gives rise to MFKKKQTQEIPESISGFGYDILRNDLIPELLGEDEGMILYYSGKYLARKYAEDARMDLPAFFAKCGWGELTLIKEKSKQITYELTTSFPISERSFSLETGFLAQLAELDKNAVSEGSFIIKKKDPSLVEIQVISDLKDPVD
- a CDS encoding aspartate kinase; its protein translation is MATVVQKFGGTSVGDTAKIKRVAERIKRRMEAGDQVVTVVSAMGKSTDKLVDLANDITDDPDPREMDMLLTTGEQVTISLVVMALNELNVEAVSLTGWQAGIQTECTHGDARITDIDKSAVQDYLDEGKAVLVAGFQGISDEGNITTLGRGGSDTTAVALAAALGAESCSIFTDVTGVFTADPRYVKQARQMPSISYDEMLELANLGAGVLHPRAVEFAKNYSVPLIVASSMEEVEGTLVEEEPSMEKNLVVRGLAFEKDITKISIERLPNQYDTMAVIFKLLANEGINVDLIIQQTTSDHALNVSFSVDTDKLGRALEILEENKAELCYSMVRHQSMLSKVSIVGSGMISNPGVAADMFETLSEEEIEIMMVSTSEIGVSAVVPESDMIKAANALHSKFKLDAEELEKVEALSS
- a CDS encoding succinate dehydrogenase cytochrome b558 subunit, with translation MSTNNREFFYRKLHSLLGVIPVGAFLIVHLSVNYYAVRGEEAFNDAVAFMESLPFVYFLEIFLIFLPLLFHAIYGMYIVFQAKNNTSTYSYFRNWMFMLQRVSGVVVFIFVVWHVWDTRIQKMLGAEVNFDMMADIVASPIALIGYIIGIVAATFHLANGIWAFLITWGITVSPRSQKISQYVSMGIFVALTFVGIRAILAFVI
- the sdhB gene encoding succinate dehydrogenase iron-sulfur subunit → MSENTISMIITRQKDQESAPYEERFEIPYRTNMNVISALMEIRRNPENAQGEDTTAVAWDASCLEEVCGACSMVINGKPRQSCTALIDQLEQPIRLEPMNTFPVVRDLTVDRSRMFDSLKRVKAWVPIDGTHDLGSGPRMPEAKREWAYELSKCMTCGVCLQACPNVNSKSEFIGPAALSQVRLFNAHPTGEMHKAERLQTLMDGEGGLASCGNSQNCVEACPKEIPLTTSIAALNRETTLQSFKNFFGTDHTA
- a CDS encoding TrkH family potassium uptake protein; amino-acid sequence: MKLGTSKLLSPFRIIVASYIIAMFLFSVFLFLPASAQEGVYVSYTEALFTAVSAVSVTGLTVVNVSETYSPLGIFFLAAAIQLGGIGVMTLGTFVWMVLGRKIALSQRMLIMVDHNQISFAGLVKLMRGILFVAFGIELAGALILGTYYINYFDTVGEAFYQGAFGALTAFTNAGFDVTGQSLVPFADDYFVQLVNILLIFAGAIGFPVLMELKEYFTTSDRSFRFSLFTKIATSTYFIVFGIGAAGLWITERTAYYDGMVWHQQLFFSLFNSATARSGGLSTMDMNDLTLASLLLLSGLMIIGASPSSVGGGIRTTTLAVMFLTIRSFAMGRSDVKVFGREIHVEDQQKSFIVLSVFAVGLFAAITGISHIEQGNEVALIAIVFETSSAFGTSGLSMGITPDLSFGSQTILMILMLIGRVGLVAFLFSIRAQEKKTHFHYPKERIIIG
- the uvrC gene encoding excinuclease ABC subunit UvrC, whose translation is MLEFKHKLDLLPAQPGCYLMKNKHGTIIYVGKAKVLKNRVRSYFSGTHDQKTQMLVSEIADFEYIVTNSELEALLLEQNLIKKYEPRYNVLLKDDKTYPFIKITNEEHPRLITTRKVKKDGGKYFGPYPNAYSANETKKLLDRLYPLRKCRTLPDRVCLYYHIGQCLAPCEFTVTKQTNKEMVQEIARFLNGGHKEVKKQIEQKMYEASEEMNFERAKELRDQTRHIENVMEKQKITITDLGNRDVFGYEVDKGWMCVQVFFVRQGKLIERDVSLFPVYQEPVDDFYAFIGQFYLDEQHPLPKEIFVQPEVDTDIVSDFLKVNAIEPKRGQKKQLVDLARKNANLALKEKFDLIEKNEKKTILAIKELGEAMKIDTPYRIEAFDNSNIQGVDPVSAMVAFVDGKPDKKSYRKYKVKTVEGPDDYESMREVVRRRYKRLLTEGAPLPDLIVIDGGKGQISAAQSVLEDELSQSIPVCGLVKDDKHRTSQLMIGDPPEAITLKRTSEAFYLLQRIQDEVHRFAITFHRNVRKKSQFQSILDDVEGIGDKRKKLLLKSFGSLKRIKSASLEEIERVGIPQSVASSLKKAIENEADK
- a CDS encoding PRD domain-containing protein → MINAETESVGRIMMVEPGYTVVKALNNNVVIAADGGSSEVIFIGKGIGFGKKKGDAYTDMEHDKVYRLMDETEQARYKALVKEDDEERLLAVHEAIQPIQAEIGFRWPDATVFALTQHLALALKRTTDGTDIQNPFLLETKWLYRESYQLAEKAVQYLNKRTGLTLPEAEVGFVTLHIQSALRSVNPHQHAGSHNDLIERSLSYVEEKAQMKLTEQSRSVRRFVSLMNQIIRDPEPPVNDQVVMDTIMHLKDSFDLCYTISRNVIRMIEKTDGMSVGDKDALHLMLALHSVLEEDQTEPNS
- the sdhA gene encoding succinate dehydrogenase flavoprotein subunit; translated protein: MSKGKIIVIGGGLAGLMATIKAAERGMTVELFSVVPVKRSHSVCAQGGINGALNTMGEGDSTWEHFDDSVYGGDFLANQPPVKAMCDAAPSIIHLLDRMGVMFNRTGEGLLALRRFGGTQHHRTAFAGATTGQQLLYALDEQVRRFEVDGLVNKYEGWEFLHAVLDDDQVCRGITAQDLTTSEIQSFRGDAVILATGGPGIIFGKSTNSMINTGYAAAAVYEQGAYYANGEFIQIHPTAIPGDDKLRLMSESARGEGGRVWTYDADGKPWYFLEEKYPAYGNLVPRDIATREIFEVCVDKKLGINGENMVYLDLSHKDPKELNLKLGGIMEIYEKFMGDDPRKVPMKIFPAVHYSMGGLWVDYDQMTNIPGLFAAGEVDYSIHGANRLGANSLLSSIYGGMVAGPKAAEYIDGLEQLAEEMDSAVFDAQVQKDQDEFNKILTMNGNENAFKLHQELGAIMTENVTVVRDNERLQKTDETIVELLERYENISIDDTAQWSNQSAAFIRQLKAMMNLSRVVAVGALNRNESRGAHYKPEFPDRNDEEWLKTTKAKYNPETKDPDFEYEDVDVTLIKPRKRDYTSTKKAGAKA
- a CDS encoding phosphocarrier protein HPr; amino-acid sequence: MAEKNFTITADTGIHARPATQLVNKAGQFESEITLEYKGKSVNLKSIMGVMSLGVGQNAEVTIKAEGPDADEAMEALDGVMQEGLSK